The nucleotide window AAAAAGCAATCTTATTTTCCTATAGACCTATACACTCTGTCGAGAGAGAGATGAGTGTTAAAAGAAAAAGTGAAAGACTTCGGCGATACGATTTGTGTTGTGTGGAAAGAAAACCCTAAAATATGCAACCCTCTCCTAATTTTATTGACTAGACTTCACAGTCAatactatatataaatagaGGCGGCTGCCCTGCCTGTGTCCCCCTCACATTCCTAATCATATTctactaaatttttattagaCTTTCCGTTACAATTACAAATTTtacaactctttttttttaactacctCTTTTTAGTGGTTATGTTTTCTCTGTTAACATTTACTCTTtccaattttttaatataagtcgttttagagaaaattttatgttccaaattaaattatatgacgttttcggttttctatgtaaaatttattaatatttaatgttatatgatcaatgataatatactttctattttattattggttgatttgtggttagataaataattaatgatgtttttgtttagaaaataaaaaaaattagtgatttttttaatttatgtacacaattttaaaacaaacGGAACGAATATTTATTAACTCTCCAAAATTCGaaattgtatataattaaaatggcTTTAGGGACAGGCAATTACTAAAGTCCATTATGTGTTTATTCTCCTCAACGTAAGAGCTCGTAGGTATTCAAGCCCACTAGGGCCACTACCATTTGAACTGCCCATGTTTTACGTTgatcatttaattaaatcacATTCCGTCAACGCTTGCCGGCGATTTGCCAAACAGCTACGACTTTACGTAGCGTTACTACAGCTTCACTCTTCAATTTACCAAACTAACCCCACCTCCTTCTCTCACTTTCTTCCATGGCCTCTATATATATAAGGTGGTGTTACTAGGAGCTTAAAATATCAAACACACCTCACCTCTCAATGGCCTCCCAAGACAATGTGTCCAGATCCGAAGCTCCTAATGCCAGTGATTCTCGCATTGCGCTGGCTAAGGTTGCACTTGTCACCGGGATCACCGGGCAGGACGGATCATACCTGACGGAGTTCCTGCTCCAAAAAGGCTACGAGGTCCACGGCCTGATCCGACGATCCTCAAATTACAACACTCAGCGGATCAACCATATCTACGTCGATCCCCACAACGCCAACAAAGCTCGCATGAAGCTCCACTACGCTGATCTCTCTGATGCCTCCTCCCTCCGCCGTTGGCTCGACGTCATCAAGCCTGACGAGGTCTACAACCTTGCTGCTCAGTCCCACGTTGCTGTCTCCTTCGAGATCCCTGACTACACTGCTGATGTCGTAGCTACTGGAGCTCTCCGCCTCCTGGAGGCGGTGAGGTCTCACATGGCTGACAATGGCCGTAACATCAAGTACTACCAGGCCGGATCCTCGGAGATGTTCGGGTCAACTCCTCCTCCGCAATCTGAGACGACGCCGTTTCACCCGAGATCTCCTTACGCTGCCTCCAAATGCGCTGCTCACTGGTACACAGTCAACTACCGAGAAGCATACGGCCTGTACGCCTGCAACGGGATCCTATTCAACCACGAGTCACCCCGCCGAGGCGAGAACTTCGTGACTAGGAAAATAACCAGGGCCCTGGGGAGGATCAAGGTCGGACTACAGACCAAGCTCTTCCTGGGAAACATACAGGCGTCAAGGGACTGGGGGTTCGCGGGGGACTACGTGGAGGCAATGTGGCTGATGCTGCAGCAGGAGAAACCAGATGACTACGTGGTGGCAACTGAGGAGTCTCACACGGTCGAGCAGTTTCTGGAAGTGTCCTTCGGGTACCTTGGCCTCAGCTGGAAAGACCACGTGGAGATAGACAAGAGGTACTTCAGGCCAACGGAGGTTGACAATCTGAAAGGCGACGCGAGCAAGGCGAAGGAAGCGTTGAAGTGGAAGCCCAAAGTAGGGTTCGAGCAGCTGGTGAAGATGATGGTGGACGAAGATCTGGAGATGGCTAAGAGGGAGAAAGTGCTCGTTGATGCTGGTTACATTGACGCTCAGCAGCAACCTTAAAACTTGGCCAAACTAAAAAACAGGCTTACCATTATGTGAATCTAATATTctgtttcaagtttttttttctttccattttCTTGTTTGATTTTGTATCACATATGAATTTTCCTACGTTACAACAAATAGCTTCCTATTGTTCACGAGCGATTATACAAATAGGAAAACAAACTTAACAAAACAAGTACTGAAAGCGTGAAgtagaaaagaaaaacacaaaggAGATGGAACAATAGAACCATCATCTTGCATTTATGCAAAAATCAAAGACTAGTGGGAAGTATACAGCCAATCTTATCAATGGTCACACAAGAGTATTGACTCTTTTACGCCTCTTGTTTAGAAGAGAGAGTACTGACCGAATCAGGAGGTGCAAGAACAAAGGGAGTCACTGTTGACCTAAGAGATTCAGGTCCCTCAGAGTTAATTCTTTTACATAACGAATCGCAGTTGTTGATCACCTCAGTCAACCTTCCCTTAAGCTCCCCAAGCTCCACCTGCAGCCCATGAACTAACAAGAAGAATATATATGTAGTTTAAGTGTATATCAACAAGGgatgaatgatatataaatatatatatagatagggTACCTTGAGATAAATGGTGAGAAGTGGTCCTCATAGCGGAAACGGAGTGGTTAAACCTCTGTAGAAGTTTAGTGGTCAAAGCATCTGCCACTTCAATCTTGTTTTCTATTTCTTCCTAGTTACATTACATGAAGAATAAACATGGTTATAAATAATTCATTTACAAACCAAAGTATGAGAAGAAAGAGGCACATACAGATGCAGTTCagttaaaagaaaagaagaaaagggGGGACAGACGGACCTGTCTGGTGGTAATATCTTGAGCTTTGCTGTCTTGCCATTCACGGTAAATGGAGAAAAGCTCAACAAGTATTTTAGGATCCACCGTATCTTCTTGCAAAGGAAACAGTGAGAGCAAGAAATTtgattaggaaaaaaaaaaagaaaaggagaaaacaaacatataaaattaataaggTATAAAGATACAAACTCACTGGAAGAGGAGCTCGATAAAGCTTTCCTCACCAATATGTCTGTTAAGCTACTTTCCCTGGGAGGAGCTGACTTTAATATTGGACTACTCTGccaaaattacaatttttttaaatcaacaGTGTTTGATGTTAGTTAGTAGTTAGTTAGTAGTAACTCACAACTGTTAGGGATTTAAGATTATCGAGAATGGGATCCACTTTCTCGGATCGTTGAGAGATGGTTGTTATCACATCTCCACCTCCTCTATTCTCCTGTTAATTCATTCCAAGGGTTAACCGAGCCAGATGGCTTAATAATCAAATCTAGAATTATCTAATTATTACCTGGGCGCCTAATAGCGTTGAATCTGATGCCCCCATGTGATTGTTAACGAACTTTGGAATccaattgtttgtttgtttgtttcagcGCAGGTCTGGTTCCCCCGAGGAGAATGAAAGAGAGATTAGCTATTTCAACTTAAGACAGAAAAACTTCATGGCGTTTCATTTTTATGCAGTCCGACACCTTGCCGTTTCGAACTCCCTTTTCACGGTATTTAGACGACAGTATGTTTTGAAACAGATCAAGGTAACGACAGCACGTCGGATATTTAATGGGGGAGACAAAGCATGAGTTAAACTAACCATGCTTCACCGCGCACGCTAGACAAAGCCCATTTTATATGGGCCCACTTTTAGCCCACCTTACTAAttatttaattactaaaaatgaaaaaacaaatcacacACCGAAATAAAGAACGTATTTTTCTTTAAGCCACTGCTTATACATTACACGAAAAACTCAGCAAGTGTAGAGCGTTATATATAATCTTATTCCACTCTCATCTTCTGCTTATCCATCCAAAATCCTTCCCTTTCGTTGATTTTTATTAAGATCATATATAATTCCACGTAACGACAACGTTTCTTATGCATGCATGCATTGAACGGTATACTATCACCCCCTCCCAAAAACATTTTATTCTTCGCCACTCATCAAGAATTGAGACGCCACGAACTTATCAAGCGCTCTCCAATCCGTCATCCTCTTCTCAGCGCCAAGGTCATCTTCCCCCGTGCGGCTAGTTGTTTCCGGCAACTTTTCTGAGGCAAGAGAGGGGCTCTCCAGCTGAGGAAGCTGAGATAATTCATCATCACCCATGGATTTAAGGTAAGAGCCAAAGAATCCATCATCGACGATTTGGTTGGCCTCAGAGGGTAGTTCTTGCTTAAACGGTGTGACCGCTAGACCATCAGTGTTATGTTTGGCGCGCTTGATGAGGACGTTCTTGTCGAGAGGTTCCAAGAGGGTAGCGTCGTCGTATATGAAACAGTTTGGATCCCAAAGTTGTCTTCTTTTTGTCGGGACGGTCGTTCGTTTCTTAAATGCTCTACACACTACCCATCCTTCTTCCTGCTTCACCATTTTGATTCACATCATCAATAACTGAcactattttgtttcttttacgtACTTTTCAGACCAAGAAAGAGACACGCAAAACACTAGAGCCTATATATGTGTAATAAAAACACTTTATTTTTCTACGTATGCATATAGTGGGAGCCCACTATAACTAGTATTGATCTAAAAGGTGAAACTTCTATAAAGTTAATTAAGAGAAAAAAGTACTGAAGAATACGTCATAATGTATAAATGTACCTGTTGAGGAGCGTTCTGGTGGGATTCTAGGCTGTAGTATTCATGGATGATCCAGTCGGATTTTTGGCCGTTGGGAGCTCGACCACGGTAAAAGACGAGAGTCTTTCTCATACCAATTAGTTTGGAGTTGAGGTAAAC belongs to Brassica rapa cultivar Chiifu-401-42 chromosome A07, CAAS_Brap_v3.01, whole genome shotgun sequence and includes:
- the LOC103829612 gene encoding GDP-mannose 4,6 dehydratase 1, coding for MASQDNVSRSEAPNASDSRIALAKVALVTGITGQDGSYLTEFLLQKGYEVHGLIRRSSNYNTQRINHIYVDPHNANKARMKLHYADLSDASSLRRWLDVIKPDEVYNLAAQSHVAVSFEIPDYTADVVATGALRLLEAVRSHMADNGRNIKYYQAGSSEMFGSTPPPQSETTPFHPRSPYAASKCAAHWYTVNYREAYGLYACNGILFNHESPRRGENFVTRKITRALGRIKVGLQTKLFLGNIQASRDWGFAGDYVEAMWLMLQQEKPDDYVVATEESHTVEQFLEVSFGYLGLSWKDHVEIDKRYFRPTEVDNLKGDASKAKEALKWKPKVGFEQLVKMMVDEDLEMAKREKVLVDAGYIDAQQQP
- the LOC103829611 gene encoding uncharacterized protein LOC103829611 isoform X1: MGASDSTLLGAQENRGGGDVITTISQRSEKVDPILDNLKSLTVSSPILKSAPPRESSLTDILVRKALSSSSSKDTVDPKILVELFSIYREWQDSKAQDITTRQEEIENKIEVADALTTKLLQRFNHSVSAMRTTSHHLSQVHGLQVELGELKGRLTEVINNCDSLCKRINSEGPESLRSTVTPFVLAPPDSVSTLSSKQEA
- the LOC103829611 gene encoding uncharacterized protein LOC103829611 isoform X2, which gives rise to MGASDSTLLGAQENRGGGDVITTISQRSEKVDPILDNLKSLTVSSPILKSAPPRESSLTDILVRKALSSSSSNTVDPKILVELFSIYREWQDSKAQDITTRQEEIENKIEVADALTTKLLQRFNHSVSAMRTTSHHLSQVHGLQVELGELKGRLTEVINNCDSLCKRINSEGPESLRSTVTPFVLAPPDSVSTLSSKQEA
- the LOC103829613 gene encoding NAC domain-containing protein 105 isoform X1, whose product is MMGLVDQESSIPPGFRFHPTDEELVGYYLKKKVASQSIDLDVIREIDLYKIEPWDLQERCRIGYEEQKEWYFFSHKDKKYPTGTRTNRATMAGFWKATGRDKAVYLNSKLIGMRKTLVFYRGRAPNGQKSDWIIHEYYSLESHQNAPQQEEGWVVCRAFKKRTTVPTKRRQLWDPNCFIYDDATLLEPLDKNVLIKRAKHNTDGLAVTPFKQELPSEANQIVDDGFFGSYLKSMGDDELSQLPQLESPSLASEKLPETTSRTGEDDLGAEKRMTDWRALDKFVASQFLMSGEE
- the LOC103829613 gene encoding NAC domain-containing protein 105 isoform X2, which codes for MILDTRVERCRIGYEEQKEWYFFSHKDKKYPTGTRTNRATMAGFWKATGRDKAVYLNSKLIGMRKTLVFYRGRAPNGQKSDWIIHEYYSLESHQNAPQQQEEGWVVCRAFKKRTTVPTKRRQLWDPNCFIYDDATLLEPLDKNVLIKRAKHNTDGLAVTPFKQELPSEANQIVDDGFFGSYLKSMGDDELSQLPQLESPSLASEKLPETTSRTGEDDLGAEKRMTDWRALDKFVASQFLMSGEE